CCCGGAGGATCTTCATGCTTTCTGAGTACCGAAGCTGGTTCCGATGAGATGCCTCCTTCCACCTGTGGTGggggtagagaggcagagggaggacttAGCAGCTGGGACAGAAGCCATGGGGGTGCAAGCAGGTTCAGGAACGCTCACCTCTGGCGGATGCGTTTCCAGCGCTGCATGTTGCGGTAGATGAGTGTGGATGGTGAGGGCTCAGGCTCAGAGGGCTGCATGGACAGGGAGGCCAGGCTGGGTTGGCCATGCCCAAGCCCTGTACCAGtgccccagagccctgggccagCCTGCGTACCCACCTCATCATCAGGGGTGCCCTGGGTCTCAGGCTGCAGGGGGGATGGAATTCGGGACCTGCAGGCATCTCCAGGCGGCCCGGGGGCTGTGGGTGGGGGCAGCTTGTACACATCACGACTCTTGCTGTTGGTGACCTCCGAACTCTGGGGACACAAGGGAACCCACGCCAGGCCCAAGAGAGTTAGAGAAGAGGGCCAGCAGTACGcacttccctcctcctgcccttcccagtGACAGCAGACACAAAGGTCTCACTGGGGACCCGTCTTAGGAGCCATGCCAAAGAAATGTCGCTTCGGGGATCCCTGATTCTATTCTATCCAGCCCAGGGACCCCCAATCACTCCTACCCAGCCCAGTAACCCTCATCCGCCACCCTAGGCAGGTGGCTACACCTGGTTGCAGTAAGGACCCCTGTCAAGCCCCCCAGCTTTTGGGAACCTCTAATGTTGGAGGTCACATCTACCTGCCTCAGGaagccctgtcccctccctctggcaGGCCAGGTGGTTGTATCTGTCTGCTTTAAGGAGTTCCATCCACACTCTCAGCCAAACGGTTCACATCTGTGTGCTGCATCGGATCCAGCAAACACAGAGACCTGTGCCTGCCTATCCCACTAGCTTTGGGAGAGGACATCCTTCACCATCTCCCCATTGGCTGCCCAGAGGGGGCCCACCGCATGTCCAACCTCCTCGTCCTCAGGCAGCGGGCGaagtggggagctgggggagcGCTCGCGCTCACGAACTGAGGGGCTGTTGCGCATCCAGGCTCGGCAGATGGGGTAGAGTGGGGTGTTCTCGCTGAACTGAGCCAAGTCCACACTCCGGTCAAACAGCTTGATCACATACGTGTCTAGGGTAGTGGGAGGGGAAGGCGTGTGACCATCCTCACACAGCTCCCCGACCCAGCCGGCCCTCTAGGGCCATAGCCTACTCACTGGATCGCTGTGGCCCTCCCTCAGCCAGCCCATCATccatctccctcctcttcttcctccgcTGGTGGGGGAAGCGGGCTGATGGCCTGTGCGGGGCAGGAGAACATCAGGACCAGGGCAGGGGCTGGCGACCTCCTGCCAGTGAGTGGGCTGGGGCCCCTGCCACCTTACCGTTTGCCAGAGGCTGCAATGGAACAATCCCTGTGTGGAGAGACAAGGTGTCAGCAGGCTGACCCTCAAACAAACCCCTGCTCAAAACCACCCAAAGGGTGCCCTGGGGAGACTGAGATGCTCACGTGGacaccccacccccgaccccttaGAGCCTACATCCCGCTTGAGCCTCCAGGGCTGTAGATGGCAACCAGGAGGGGACTTAAGCTTCTGCTGCCACAGGGTCTCTGTACACATGGGCTGGTTACAAGTATGGTAGAGGAAG
The DNA window shown above is from Mustela nigripes isolate SB6536 chromosome 17, MUSNIG.SB6536, whole genome shotgun sequence and carries:
- the LIN37 gene encoding protein lin-37 homolog isoform X1 — its product is MFPVKVKVEKSELEMAKARNQLDAVLQCLLEKSHMDRERLEEEAGKTPSDTHNKDCSIAASGKRPSARFPHQRRKKRREMDDGLAEGGPQRSNTYVIKLFDRSVDLAQFSENTPLYPICRAWMRNSPSVRERERSPSSPLRPLPEDEEVGHASSEVTNSKSRDVYKLPPPTAPGPPGDACRSRIPSPLQPETQGTPDDEPSEPEPSPSTLIYRNMQRWKRIRQRWKEASHRNQLRYSESMKILREMYERQ
- the LIN37 gene encoding protein lin-37 homolog isoform X2; translated protein: MFPVKVKVEKSELEMAKARNQLDAVLQCLLEKSHMDRERLEEEAGKTPSDTHNKDCSIAASGKRPSARFPHQRRKKRREMDDGLAEGGPQRSNTYVIKLFDRSVDLAQFSENTPLYPICRAWMRNSPSVRERERSPSSPLRPLPEDEESSEVTNSKSRDVYKLPPPTAPGPPGDACRSRIPSPLQPETQGTPDDEPSEPEPSPSTLIYRNMQRWKRIRQRWKEASHRNQLRYSESMKILREMYERQ